From the genome of Triticum aestivum cultivar Chinese Spring chromosome 3B, IWGSC CS RefSeq v2.1, whole genome shotgun sequence, one region includes:
- the LOC123071299 gene encoding jasmonate-induced oxygenase 2 has product MADCMQEWPEPIVRVQAVAESGLAAIPGCYVKPQRDRPAQQHLAAAGNVLHEPSDDSIPVIDLSELLAADDGRIDGLITEAVAAACRDWGFFQVVNHGVAPELMRAVREAWRGFFRLPISAKQQYANQPRTYEGYGSRVGVQKGGPLDWGDYYFLHLAPEAAKSPDKYWPTNPGICKEVSEEYGREVTRLCEVLMTVLSASLGLEEARFQEEFGGAECGACLRANYYPRCPQPDLTLGLSAHSDPGVLTVLLADEHVRGLQVRRADGEWVTVQPVRDDAFIVNVGDQIQILSNSVYKSVEHRVIVNAKEERISLALFYNPRGDVPIAPAAELVTPDRPSLYPPMTFDEYRVYIRKNGPRGKAQLEGFKGQAVN; this is encoded by the exons ATGGCGGACTGCATGCAGGAGTGGCCGGAGCCCATCGTGCGCGTGCAGGCGGTCGCGGAGAGCGGCCTGGCCGCAATCCCGGGCTGCTACGTCAAGCCGCAGCGCGACCGCCCGGCGCAGCAGCACCTGGCCGCCGCCGGCAACGTCCTCCACGAGCCCTCCGACGACAGCATTCCGGTCATCGACCTCAGCGAGCTCCTCGCGGCCGACGACGGCCGCATCGACGGCCTGATCACCGAGGCCGTCGCGGCGGCGTGCCGGGACTGGGGGTTCTTCCAGGTGGTGAACCACGGGGTGGCGCCGGAGCTGATGCGCGCGGTGCGGGAGGCCTGGCGCGGCTTCTTCCGGCTGCCCATCTCGGCGAAGCAGCAGTACGCCAACCAGCCGCGGACGTACGAGGGGTACGGCAGCCGGGTGGGCGTCCAGAAGGGCGGGCCCCTCGACTGGGGGGACTACTACTTCCTCCACCTCGCGCCGGAGGCCGCCAAGAGCCCGGATAAGTACTGGCCGACCAACCCCGGCATCTGCAA GGAGGTGTCGGAGGAGTACGGGCGGGAGGTGACGAGGCTGTGCGAGGTGCTGATGACGGTGCTGTCGGCGAGCCTGGGGCTGGAGGAGGCGCGGTTCCAGGAGGAGTTCGGCGGGGCCGAGTGCGGCGCGTGCCTGCGCGCCAACTACTACCCGCGGTGCCCGCAGCCGGACCTCACGCTCGGCCTCTCGGCGCACTCCGACCCGGGCGTCCTCACCGTGCTCCTCGCCGACGAGCACGTCCGCGGCCTGCAGGTCCGCCGCGCCGACGGCGAGTGGGTCACCGTGCAGCCCGTCCGCGACGACGCCTTCATCGTCAACGTCGGCGACCAGATCCAG ATATTGAGCAACTCAGTGTACAAGAGCGTGGAGCACCGGGTGATCGTGAACGCCAAGGAGGAGCGCATCTCCCTCGCGCTCTTCTACAACCCGAGAGGGGACGTCCCGATAGCGCCGGCGGCGGAGCTGGTGACGCCGGACCGGCCGTCCCTCTACCCCCCGATGACCTTCGACGAGTACAGGGTGTACATAAGGAAGAACGGGCCCAGGGGCAAGGCGCAGCTGGAGGGCTTCAAGGGCCAAGCCGTCAATTAA